The Polyangium mundeleinium genome contains the following window.
GCCCGACGATAACGCGACTCGCCTGGACGCTCAACAGCCGCAGCCGACGAACTCCAGGGAGAGGTTGTCGAGCCAGAGCGCGTTCGAGCCCGTGCCGTGGTCGAAGCGGATGTACACGCCCTTCGAGCTGCCGAACGGGATCGTGATCTGCGTCTGCGCCGTGCACGCCTTGAGCGCGTTATGGCCCGTGACGCTGGTGAAGATGCCTGATTTCTCGCAGGACTCGATCGTGTCGTTGCTCTGCTGGTAGGTGACGTTCACGTTCGCGAGATCGAACTGGTAGTAGGTGTAATTCAATCGCACGGAGGTGCAGCTCGCGTCGCCCTTGTAGACCCAGATCGTGGGATCGATCGTCGATTCGTTCGTGCGGAGGGTGCGGCCCGTCATGCAGGGCGGCGTGTTCGAGGCGAGCGGGATGTAATCGTCGCACCAGTCGACCTTGTACACGCCCGCGGTGAGCGGGCTCGCGTTGCCGTCGTCGAAGGTCTCCTGGTAGACCGCGCAGGTCTGAGCGGCGCAACCCTCGTTCGTTTGTCCGTCGCAATCGTCATCGGCGGCCGTCATGCAGCTCTCGGGCTGCGGAAGGATCTCGCCGGTGCAGGCCCCGTATCCGGTCCCCTGTGCATTGCAGGCCCGCGTGCCGGCCTTGCAGGCGCCGATGCCCGACGTGCCCGCGGGGCCGGTGTAGCAGCTCTGCGTGCTGCCCGGGGCGCAGACGCAGCCCTCGTTGGATTGTCCGTCGCAATCGTCGTCGCCGGGCGTGGCGCAGGTCTCGGTCGCCGGGAGGGTTTGTCCCATGCAGGCCCCGAGCGAGGTGCCGAGCGCGTTGCACATCGCCGTCCCGGCCTTGCAGAGGCCCACGCCGAGCGTGCCCATCGGCCCGGTGTAACAGGGGAGGACGGCGTTCGGGGGGCAGACGCAATCGGCGCCTTCCTCGTTGGTTTGTCCGTCGCAATCGTCGTCATCCGCGGTGGCGCAGGTCTCGGCCAAGGGCGTGACCTCGCCGGTGCAGGGGCCGTAAGCCGTGCCGAGGTCATTGCAGACCTGCGTGCCCGCCATGCAGATGCCGAGGCCGGCTGTGCCCATGGGGCCGGTGTAACAAGGCTCGGACGAGCCGGGGGCGCAGACGCAATCGTCGCCTTCTTCGTTGATTTGTCCGTCGCAATCGTCGTCCTCGGCCGTCGCGCAGACCTCGGCGACCGGGGTCACTTCGCCCGTGCAGGGGCCATAGGCCATTCCATCCGGATTGCAAGTGATCGTGCCGGGCTTGCAAGCGCCGATGTTTTGTGTGCCGCGCGGGCCCGTGTAGCAGGTCTCGATGGAGCCAGGCATGCAAAACGGTGGGGCGCCGCCCATGCCGCCATTGCCGCCGCCGGTGCCGCCCATGCCGCCGGTGCCGCCCATGCCGCCTATGCCGCCGCTGCCACCCATTCCTCCGACGCCGCCACCGCTGCCGCCCGCACCGCCATTGCCGCCGGCGCCACCGCTGCCGCCCGCACCGCCATTGCCGCCGGCGCCGCCGCTGCCACCACCGTTTCCGCTCCCGCCATTGCCACCGTTGCCGCCGGCGCCGCCCATTCCCCCGACGCCGCCCATTCCCCCGACGCCGCCCATTCCCCCGACGCCGCCCATTCCCCCGACGCCGCCCATTCCCCCGACGCCGCCCATTCCCCCGACGCCGCCCATTCCCCCGACGCCGCCCGTCCCGCCGGATCCCACGGTCGCGCCGCCCATTCCGCCATGGCCTCCGGTTCCGACGGAGCTCGCGCCGGAGCCGGTTGCGCTGGTCTCCCCGATTTCGCCGGCGTCACCACAGCCGAGGACCACGACACCAAACCAGAGCGGAAGGACGAGCGAAGTGCGCATGGCCCGACGGGACACGACCACGCGCGGAACGTCAAGAGGAAGCCGGGCCTTGCGCGGCCACGAGGACGGTCGCGCGAGGCAAAGGCAACAAGGGCGCGTGCTGCGGACGGGCGTCCCTCGCTGCCCGTGAGGTGACTGGCACAACGGTTCGCGTGACCCCAAAGATGAGAACGATTTTCATTTTCATGTTCGGCGGGGACTGGTAGCTTCACGTTCCATGAATCGCTACACGATGGGCGCGTTTGCCCTTGTCGGGTTCCTCGTGGGCTGCGGGAGCGATGCGCCCCCCGCGCCGGGCACGACCGTCGGAGAGGTCGTGCACCCTGAGTTGCCGCCGCTTCCCGAAGTATCCGGGCTCACGCCCCTGCCGGACCTGAACCCAGACCCCCACGTCGTGGAGGTCGACCTCGTCGCGCGGCCCCACGCCGTGCAGCTCCTCCCGGGCCAAGCCACGCAGCTCTTCAATTACAATGATCAATTCCCGGGGCCGCTGCTCCACGCGCGTGTCGGCGATCGGGTCATCATTCATTTCAGGAACGAGCTCGCCGAGGAGACCGTCATCCACTGGCATGGGCTCCGGATCTCCGATCAAATGGACGGCTCCCCCGTGATCCAGAATCCGGTGCAACCGGGCGCGTCCTTCACGTACGATTTCGTCGTCCCCGACGCCGGCACGTTCTGGTATCACACGCACCTGCACCAGATCCAGCAGCTCGAATACGGGCTCTACGGCGCCCTCGTGGTCCACGAGCGGGATTTCCCCGTGTTCTCGGCCGAGCGCATCTTCGTCGGCGACGACATCCGGCTCCGGACCAACAACAACCAGATCTCGGGCTTCCTGACGAGCGGACCCGACATCGGCGCGGGGCGCGTCGGCAATCGTCTCCTCTCCAATGGCAGGATCATCAACGGCGAGGACGGCGATGGGCCCGTGACGTTCACGATTCCGCGCGGAGCCATCGAGCGGTGGCGCTTCGTGCTCGCGACGAACGCGCTCTCGTACGGGCTCCGCATCCGGGGCGCGGATGCGCGTGTCATTTCGACCGACGGCGGGCTTTTGCCCGAGGCCTTCGCGCTGGAGCGCGTGGAGATCGCGCCGGGCCAACGGTACGATTTCGAGGTGCGCCCGAAGGCGGACGCCACCGAGGTCGTGCTGGAGGCGCTCGTCCTCGTGCTCGACGAGAACGACAACGTGGTCGAGGCGCCCTTCGTGCTCGCGCGCGGGACGATCGAAGGCGAAACCGTGACGGCGGAGCCCGTTTACCCGAAGGTCTCGTTGCCCGCGACCTCCGTGGAAGCGACAGCGCACGAATGGAAGCTCTCGGGCGGGGTCGTGGACGGGCAGGTGCAATTCACCATCAATGGCGTGCCGTCCTTTGTGGGGGAGGGGCACGAGCACGTGCTGCTCGACACGTTCGAGCCGAATGTCCCCGTGAAGATCACGTTGTCGAGCAACGTGAGCCCGCGGCACCCGTTCCACATCCACGGCCAGTTCTTTCAGATCCTCGAGCGCGGCGGAAAACCGGTCTTCGAGCCCGGGTTGCGCGACACGGTCGAGGTCCGCGGCAACGAGACCGCCACCATTCTCACGTACTTCGAGAACCACGGGCGCTGGATGGTGCACTGCCACATCTCGGAGCACAGCGAGAACGGGATGATGGCCGATGTCCAGGTCGGCACGCAGGCCGCCGGGCACGGACATTGACGCCCTTGCCGCCGGGGCCACGCGCGCCGTAGAGTCGTCGCACCATGACGGCTTCCCCCCGCCTCGCGCCGCGTGATCGCGTGCTCCCCCCGGTCTTCGTCCTCGGCGGCC
Protein-coding sequences here:
- a CDS encoding multicopper oxidase family protein, coding for MNRYTMGAFALVGFLVGCGSDAPPAPGTTVGEVVHPELPPLPEVSGLTPLPDLNPDPHVVEVDLVARPHAVQLLPGQATQLFNYNDQFPGPLLHARVGDRVIIHFRNELAEETVIHWHGLRISDQMDGSPVIQNPVQPGASFTYDFVVPDAGTFWYHTHLHQIQQLEYGLYGALVVHERDFPVFSAERIFVGDDIRLRTNNNQISGFLTSGPDIGAGRVGNRLLSNGRIINGEDGDGPVTFTIPRGAIERWRFVLATNALSYGLRIRGADARVISTDGGLLPEAFALERVEIAPGQRYDFEVRPKADATEVVLEALVLVLDENDNVVEAPFVLARGTIEGETVTAEPVYPKVSLPATSVEATAHEWKLSGGVVDGQVQFTINGVPSFVGEGHEHVLLDTFEPNVPVKITLSSNVSPRHPFHIHGQFFQILERGGKPVFEPGLRDTVEVRGNETATILTYFENHGRWMVHCHISEHSENGMMADVQVGTQAAGHGH